AGGGTTATCCACTTAGGtcaactcctaaaaaaaaaaaaaaaaaaaaaaaaaacccatgttcCCCTGCCTCACTGCTCATTTCTCTCTATCACAGGTGCAGCAAACTGCGGAAGTTGGTCCTAAATAAGAACCGTCTGGTCACGCTGCCCGAGGCCGTCCACTTCTTGACTGATTTGGAGGTTTGTTCCCACCTTTAGAGGGAGATACCTTTCTGCAGCCACTAGGTGGTGCCAGCTGCTTGGCACTTATTGTACATTATGCGCACAGACCATAGACAGGAAGCCTATCTATTAATCTGGGAGGACTCATTTTGGTCATACAGTGCCATTGCACTTGGTTTGGGTTATCATTTCTCAAGATAAAAATGGGTGGCGTGGAACAGCCCCAAAAGGCAGGATGCTATAGAACAAATCGGTGGAGCGTCTTTCATTCCCTTCCATGCAGCTTCTTTGTTGCTTTGCAGGTTCTGGATGTCCGAGAAAACCCCAGCTTGGTGATGCCGCCGAAACCAGCTGACCGCACATCTGAATTCTACAATATAGACTTCTCCCTGCAGAACCAACTCCGCCTCGCTGGGGCCTCCCCTGCAACTGTCGCTGCCGCCGCTGCTGCTGGGGGTAAGAGGAGCTGTATCCCTGGCTTGCCCAGTTTGTTATGCACTGCAGTAGTTTCTTAGGGCACTGGGtctgttattattattggtaATGGGCCATTTCCCCAGTGATACCCTGTGGGTCTAGCATAGACTTTCCTGGGTGAGTTAATGGACCTCTTTGCCAACCATCCTCTGCTCTTAAGTTCTACTGGTCGGCAGCTAGATACTCTGCACTTCTGCCTTAACCGTTTCCTAATCTCCTCTCCCACCAGGCAGTGCTACAAAGGACCCCTCAGCCAGGAAGATGCGCCTACGCAGGAGAAAGGACACCTCGCAAGATGACCAGGCCAAGCAAGTGCTGAAGGGAATGTCGGATGTGGCAGAAGAGAAGAACAAGAAGATACAGGTGGGTTGGAACCAGAAAGCCAAACATGGCTACCTCATCAAGTGATTAATCCAGCAGGGGGCGCCATGTTCCTCTCATGACTGGTCTCCTTTTTCTCTCTTCAGGAGAACGGCGACATGAAGTATACGGACCTGAAGGCCAGGCGCTGGGATCAGGGGCTGGAGAAGCCCCACTTGGACTATTCTGAATTCTTCACTGAGGACGTTGGGCAGATTCCGGGCGTGACCGTCTGGCAGATCGAGAACTTTATACCCACTCAGGTGGACGAGACCTTCCATGGGAGATTCTACGAGGCAGACTGCTACATTGTGTTAAAGGTAAAGAACGCTGCAATACGAATAATACCAGTTCCTTATAGGTAGCACCGAATCTCGATCAGAATTGCCTAAAATTGcagggcaggcctggactggcaatctgtgggtttgggcaaatgccagaggggctgctgtaagatgccatagggagtcactatttattgggcctatgggggggctgtttgggcctctgtgtactcgaaatgccagggcctattttgtatcccactCTGGATTAACTCTGACCATCAGTATGTTGTATTTTTCTACAAACCAGACGTACCTGGACAGCAACGGCGCTCTTCATTGGGAGATCTACTACTGGATAGGCCAAGAGGCCACGCTGGACAAGAAAGCCTGTTCTGCCATTCACGCCGTCAACCTGCGCAACTATCTGGGCGCCGAAGGTCGTACAATTCGGGAGGAGATGGGAGATGAGAGCGAGGAGTTCAGTCAGGTGAGCGAGGCACAACGCGTTTGGTGCACACCACTCTTGCCAATATGTTTCAGTGGATTTTGGTGGCGTTGGAGTGGAGGAGGCAGGAGGAGACGTGCAGAGTGGTTTGTGTTGCAGTGACACACTATGGTTGACAGAGCGATCGCTCTCTGTGGCGGCTGTGCATCAGCCTCTGTTTGTTTCCCTCCCCCTTTAGGTGTTTTACAATGATATCAGTTATATAGAAGGAGGCACAGCCAGTGGCTTCTATACAGTAGAGGATACTCAGTACATCACCAGGTAAGGACCCGGCTCCTGTTAATATGCTGCATTTGGAGTggagagattaaaggggaactccggcttccgaaccaaaatttgttaaagagccccacacagtaCAGACACCCCTATCACtgatctgttccttcaaaaagtataaacaaaTACCATTGTATATGTTGAAAtgcagctgcaaaatagttcttctctttttgcatcatttgaaatcctggcaggggaggaaggactaaaacattgaggttacaaattgtaacaagaAAGGGGAGTGAAGAGGGGAGCAGGCCCCACCCCAATATAGGCAGCCCTTCAGGTATCACTTTGGCCCTCTCTTCCCTCAGGCTTTACAGAATCTACGGCAAGAAGAATATCCGCCTGGAGCCGATGCCTCTGAAATCCTCCTCCCTGGATCCCCGGTTTGTACTCTCAGCCCCATTAGAACCCAGAGCCGGTTATACATTTTTAGCAGCGAGCGTGGCTTGACTCTGCCCTTCTCTCCCAGGTTTGTGTTCCTGTTGGACCATGGCATGGACATCTATGTATGGAGAGGATCTCAGGCCACTCTCAGTAACACTACCAAAGCCAGGTAAGGGGGGGCCCGGGGAAGGGATCTCAGGCCACTCTCAGTAACACTACCAAAGCCAGGTAAGGGGGGGCCCGGGGAAGGGAACTCAGGCCACTCTCAGTAACACTACCAAAGCCAGGTaagggggggcctggggaagggATCTCAGGCCACTCTCAGTAACACTACCAAAGCCAGGTAAGGGGGGGCCCGGGGAAGGGATCTCAGGCCACTCTCAGTAACACTACCAAAGCCAGGTAAGGGGGGGCCCGGGGAAGGGATCTCAGGCCACTCTCAGTAACACTACCAAAGCCAGGTAAGGGGGGGCCCGGGGAAGGGATCTCAGGCCACTCTCAGTAACACTACCAAAGCCAGGTAAGGGGGGGCCCGGGGACGGGATCTCAGGCCACTCTCAGTAACACTACCAAAGCCAGGTAAGGGGGGGCCCGGGGAAGGGGACTCAGGCCACTCTCAGTAACACTACCAAAGCCAGGTaagggggggcctggggaaggggACTCAGGCCACTCTCAGTAACACTACCAAAGCCAGGTaagggggggcctggggaagggATCTCAGGCCACTCTCAGTAACACTACCAAAGCCAGGTAAGGGGGGGCCCGGGGAAGGGATCTCAGGCCACTCTCAGTAACACTACCAAAGCCAGGTAAGGGGGGGCCCGGGGAAGGGATCTCAGGCCACTCTCAGTAACACTACCAAAGCCAGGTAAGGGGGGGCCCGGGGAAGGGAACTCAGGCCACTCTCAGTAACACTACCAAAGCCAGGTAAGGGGGGGCCCGGGGAAGGGATCTCAGGCCACTCTCAGTAACACTACCAAAGCCAGGTaagggggggcctggggaagggATCTCAGGCCACTCTCAGTAACACTACCAAAGCCAGGTAAGGGGGGGCCCGGGGAAGGGGACTCAGGCCACTCTCAGTAACACTACCAAAGCCAGGTAAGGGGGGGCCCGGGGAAGGGATCTCAGGCCACTCTCAGTAACACTACCAAAGCCAGGTAAGGGGGGGCCCGGGGAAGGGGACTCAGGCCACTCTCAGTAACACTACCAAAGCCAGGTAAGGGGGGGCCCGGGGAAGGGAACTCAGGCCTGGGTCGCTGCACTTACAGCGCTCACACAAGCTTGGGGACTTGGGTAGCACCCCACAACCTCCTGGAGAGCCACAGGATCACCAATTGTTCCCTTTCTCTCTCCTTCAGGCTGTTTGCTGAGAAGATCAATAAGAATGAGCGAAAGGGGAAGGCAGAGATCATACTCCTCACCCATGAAATGGAGACGGCCGAATTCTGGGAGCTGCTGGGCGGGCAGCCTGAGGAGCTCAAACCCTGTGTTCCGGATGACTTCCAACCGCCGCGTCCCAAACTCTACAAGGTACCGTATGCCAGGTTGTGGGCACAGCCTCTATGATGAGTGTGGTACTGACTGCAGTCCATACTATTGACCAGATCTGTAGTCTTTCTTTTGGCAATGTATTCTGTGCCCCCCTGTCTGGCACCTAAACTACTGCTTTCCCCTAGGTTGGGCTCGGCCTGGGCTACCTGGAGTTGCCTCAGATTAACTACAAGATTTCCGTGGAGCACAAGAAGAGGCCCAAGATTGAACTAATGCCAGAGATGAGGCTGGTGAGAGCTTTAACCCTTCCTGAGTTAAATTAGGCCGAGTGTAATTTGGCTCCCCCAGGTAACCCTGTGAATCTCTTTACTGCACTGCAGCTCCACACCCTGTTGGACACAAAGAGCGTCTACATCTTGGACTGCCATTCTGATATCTTCATCTGGATCGGTAGGAAATCTTCCCGGCTGGTCCGGGCGGCGGCTCTGAAGCTGGGACAAGAGCTATGCAGTATGCTCCACAGACCCAAACATGCCATGGTGATCCGGAACCTTGAGGGGACGGAGTGCCAGGTAATGTGCCCGGTGCTGCCTGGTATTATTCTTTGCATCCTGAACTCCTCGGCAGATATTCtgaagtaactttttttttccaaccaGGTGTTTAAGTCCAAGTTCAGGAACTGGGATGACGTTCTAAAGGTTGACTACACAAGGAACGCTGAGAGCGTGGTACAGGGTGGTGGCCTGACGGGCAAGGTCAAGAAAGACGCAGAAAAGGACCAGATGAAAGCTGACCTAACTGCACTCTTCCTCCCTCGTCAGCCGCCGATGCCAATATCCGAGGTGAGAATTGTCTTGGGGTCCCTAACAGGCTTGGTTATACAACTAGTAGGCTAGTGCTGACCCCAGGAATCTTACAGGCAGAGCAGCTGACCGAAGAGTGGAATGAAGATCTGGATGGAATGGAAGGTTTCGTACTGGAAGGAAAGAAATTTGCCCGCCTACCCGAGGAAGAGTTTGGGCACTTTAACACCCAGGACTGCTACGTGTTCCTGTGCAGGTAACGTTCTTCAAAGGGTGGGCAGGATGAGCGGCTTGTGTTACTAGCACAGCTAACCAAGTATATGTGCAGACTCAGggctagactggcaatctgtggattcaggcaaatgccagaggggctgctgtaaggtgccattcaggtgacagtcactatttattgggcctgtgggggctgtttgggcctctgggtactggaaatgccagggtctattttgagtcTCAGTTCAGACCTGGCTCAGGTGTTTAGTTTTCTCATTGTGGATGTGTGGCTGtgagctttttctctgtagcccAGTAGTTCCCCCTAGTGGTGCCTAGAGCTACAGCAAGGGTGGGCCCAATGTGAAGGCCAGGTATGATTAAGTTTTTGATGAAGTCCTATTAAAGGAAGAATGTGATAGGATAACACCAGTCACCTCCTTTTGATCCAATGTAGCACAAATGAAGCCTTGTGTATAGTTACTGACACTCAGGCCCTTGCAGGTACTGGATTCCAATAGAGCAGGATGAAGAGGAGGAGCAGAAGAGCAAGAAGAGGAAAATCCACGGAGACGGAGAAGAGGATGAAGACGAGGAGGACGAGGAAGACAAGCAGCCAGAAGAAGACTTCCAGTGCGTGGTGTATTTCTGGCAGGGCAGAGAGGCCTCCAATATGGGCTGGTTGACTTTCACGTTCAGCCTTCAGAAGAAGTTTGAGAGCTTGTTCCCAGGAAAGCTGGAGGTGCGTGCCATTGGCTTCAGAGCTCCGGCTCTCTCTTCCCTGTGATTGTGGGGCCACCGTGCCGCGTATTGCTGGGGCCACCGTGCCGCGTATTGCTGGGGCCACCGTGCCGCGTATTGCTGGGGCCACCGTGCCATGTATTTCCACACAAACTGACCAGCTTTTCCTTTCTATAGGTGGTCAGGATGACCCAGCAGCAGGAAAATGCAAAGTTCCTCTCCCATTTTAAGAGGAAGTTTATAATTCACAAGGGGAAGAGGAAATCGAAGGACGTTGGGCTTCAGCCAAGCCTGTACCACGTGCGCACCAATGGGAGTGCCCTCTGCACCAGGTAGAAAAATGGATGGGAAGatattgctggggccaccgtGTCCTGTATTTGCCGGGGGCCACCGTGTCCTGTATTTGCCGGGGGCCACCGTGTCCTGTATTTGCCGGGGGCCACCGTGTCCTGTATTTGCCGGGGGCCACCGTGTCCTGTATTTGCCGGGGGCCACCGTGTCATACCTCGCTCATCCCGCTCTCCCTTCTCTCTAGGTGCATCCAGATTAATACAGACTGCAGCCTGCTGAACTCAGAGTTCTGTTTCATCCTCAAAGTGAGTCTGAAAATCTACAATATGTACTATTCCTCCCCATATGGTTTCATTCCGCTTCTGCTTTGCTTTAATGCATAAAACCCATCACTGTTCCCAGGTCCCCTTTGAAAGCATCGACAACCAGGGCATAGTGTACACATGGGTCGGCAGAGCCGCAGATCCGGACGAAGCCAAGCTCTCGGAAGACATCATGAATCACATGTTCGATGACACCTACAGCAAACAGGTGGGGACTGACCCAAAGGCCGAGGATTCTGGAAAATACTCCTGTACCCTGAGTATTATTCCGTAGATGCAATGTACATCttccaccactaggaggcagcACACGTTTGTGCTCTCGGCCAGAGCTGAGGGTCTGTTATTGGCCAATTAGTTTCAATCAGAGGCAGCCCAGTGTAACATGGCTCCCTGTCCACGGGACAAACCATTTTTGTACTCCGTCTTCTATGGACCTTCTGACCCAGCACTGGATTCTCACAGATATCttaattttctgatttttttttttttttatcatttttttttttaggtgataAACGAAGGGGAAGAACCTGAGAACTTTTTCTGGGTGGGCATTGGGGGTCAGAAAGCCTACGATGAGGATGCCGATTACATGAAGCACGCCCGTCTCTTCCGGTAGGTGGCAATTTGTGTTCCAGAAACCCTTATGGGGTAATATAATAGGAGGCACAGATCTTGTAACCTGTAACAACCAGGTATTTGCTTTCAGACAGCTACCAAATAAATgctaacttctgattggttgctagatcTGTAGCAAACACAGGAGCCTGGGGTTCCATCAGAACCACAGAGTAGATTCCCTGTTGCCTCCTCGCCTGGTTCCAGCCATCAGCCTCATAGAAGGACTGTGTATCTGACATGGTGGGCTCTGCCATTAACCCTTCCCTCTTGCCCCCCCCCAGGTGTTCCAATGAGAAGGGCTATTTCTCAGTGTCGGAGAAGTGCTCAGACTTCTGTCAGGACGACCTCGCAGACGATGACATTATGCTGCTGGACAACGGCAAGGAGGTAAAATGAAATTGGCAAATCTTTCCTTTGCCGTCAAGCAAACCAATGGGGTTTGCACAATGGCCGCTTTCTTGTTCTAACTCCATTGCTTTCCCTTTCCAGGTTTACATGTGGGTGGGAACACAGACCAGTCAGGTGGAGATCAAGCTGAGTTTAAAGGCCTGCCAGGTAAGTGCCCTCGTGGCCCCGGGTGTTTATGTGTTGCCATTAGATTTTTTTAGtgcattcattttaatggcaTCTCCCTAGAAAACGGTCATTTTTTGTTTCAATACGAAATTCTGCAAGTGTCCTGCAGGTGGCGCACCTCCCCAATACCGTTCTTTATCATGTAGGAAGTGGCTTTTAATAGCAGCACTGCTGCTGACCAATCAGAGCTGGGACagtttcattattattaataacatttatttataaagcgccaacatatcccgcagcgctgtacaataagtgggttacatacattggacatacagagtaacatataaagcaatcaataaccgatacaagaggggaagagagccctgcccaaaagagcttacaatctacaaggagtaacatataaagcaatcaataaccaatacaagaggggaagagagccctgcccaaaagagcttacaatctacaaggagtaacatataaagcaatcaataaccaatacaagaggggaagagagccctgcccaaaagagcttataatctacaagTTTTATGTCCCACATTTAAACTTAATTATAGTTTTGCTTGATCTTCCCTTTACTATACAGTTACGTGAGAGGGATTTTATTCATACATAGAAACCTCCATGTTCTGTTCATTAGTTCTGACCTATTTTCCTTTCATTCATGGAGCAGCGCCTACTATTTTTTTACCACCAGGGGGTGCAGTTTTATTGAAGGTGGTGCAGAATATCTTACTTGAGGCCTAAGcattatggcagctcccactcctGCATATAAACACAAATTCTTATAGAATGTTGTGAGCGCCCAGTAAGCTATGACCTTGTTCATTAAGGTGCAGATAGACAGAGGTCGGAATGGGAGAATAAAGGGGTCGGGTCCCACTGGGCACATCATTTGACCGCACTGTAACAACTCTGCCTTCTCCCCAGGTTTATATCCAGCACATGAGAGCCAAAGACGCCGAGCACCCTCGCAAACTGCGTCTGGTCCGGAAGGGAAACGAGCCTCACGCCTTCACGCGCTGCTTCCACGCCTGGGGAGCTTTCCGCAAACCGCCATCCTAGATCCGTCCCGCCATACACGAGACTTTATAGCAAGTTGTCCTAGCGCCTGATGGAGATGAGTGTCTGCCCTCGCTGTATGGAGCTCTGCCAAGTGATTCTTCCCCCCCGCGGGAGTTTATATGGCACCTCCCATCAGAGACTCATTCTGAAGGCGTCTGCACCTTAGTGgggaaaatattttatataccgtCAAGTCCGACTCTCCAAACGGCACTGGCACTCACTGCTACTGTGTGTGTGGTTTCATAATATAACGTGGTTTGGTCTGTAAAGCACTATTACACCATTGGGGGGCACTCTACGTTCCCCCTGGTTGGTAGTTATACGAGGGTAGGCTCTCCAGATGACATTAAGCTACAACTCCCTGTATACCCCAACAGCcgaaggtgctgggagttgtatttcaatGTGATCTGGAGGGAGGCGGCTGCACATCTCGGCTCTAGGGCTGCAGGTTTGTAATACAGAGTGTAAAGTGGCCCCTTTCTATAGCCATTTCTATAACCCTGATTGTATGGTGTCTGCCACCAAAAAGCACTAGGTCGCCACTGGCCCTTCACtctaggtaggtaggtaggtgttcTTTAGTGGACGTGAATCACAGAGGACCTCTCGCTCCATCAGGCCATGAAGAAACACTTGTCTCTATAGAATGATCCCCCCTCAGGCAATGGAGCAGCTCAAAAGAACCATAAATATGTCatcaatatactgttttattcatacacatatatatttctctACAATGATCTTAAATACTCGCCTGTATGAAAAGGAGGAGGTGTGGCACAGTGGCGCCCCCTAGGGTGGCAGAGAGAGGTTTAAAACCGAGGGTGGGTTGCATTTGCTTTTACCGCTTATGCACTGTAGAACAGCGATAGGGCTATCACCACTCGCACCAACATCACATGAGATTCAGTGATTTATAGTTTGGATTGTTTTTTTGCCTCTTCCTGGGTGCTGCCCAGCCTTTAGCCCCCATCATTCTGCCCCTAGTACTGAAGATGGCTACTGGGCCTTGGGCTGGACCAACTCAATAAAGATGAGAGCGACCTCACAAAGCAGCAGGTTCTTATTTACAGTCATGACTGTGGCAGTCGGGGTCCATTAATGACCCTGCTGCCCTGAGAGCACACTAAATACAGCCTATGCCTCGTGGTTAGCAATGGAATTGGCCTCCAATCTATCAGGGTCACACCTTATCCTACTGTGGGTGCCCGGCTAAATACCTCCCATGCTCAGGGCAGGTGTGGGGGATCCTCTGGTTGGATAGCATTGTATTAAGGGGAGTGGGAGGCGGGTCCAGTTTCGGCTGTGGGAGGGGACAGATATTTACTGTATGAGCTTTAtactattttaataaatttgcactTCACATAGATCTTCTCTGGAGTTCTTTATTTTTGAATGAGCAGATTCTCCCTCTCCGGTGTCAGATTATTATAGGTGCCTGCCTGGGACCCATGGCCACCCATTAGGTGCCTAAAAAAACATTAACTGAACTCTGATTCACAGGGTGAGGTCCTCACTAGCTGTTGTGTTGGGGCCTGCCTGGTGGGTAGGGGTTTAGTATATCTGTTGGCTCTGGGCAGCCAGGAGGAAGGCTTCTCAGCTTGAGGCACTTGGACCAGAGATGCCGCTTCTTCCCAGCTCCTGTAGGCTAGTACTTGTTTGGGTCTAGGCCATGGGTACTCCTGTTAGTGCTGGGGACTGGGTGGGGGGGTGTCTCCTGGGGGGAAGGGAATTGGGGTGCTGAGGCAGTCTGTCCAATGGTTCCAAATTTGTATAAAGGTTAGCATTTTGCCTTTCTTGTCCAGGATAGTTTCCTCTAGCGCAGCTGTCTCATCCATAGCCTTTATCCATTCTTGGGTTTTTGGGGGTGCCTGGTACTTCCACCAGAGCAAGGTGAGTATTCTCCCGGCATGAAACAGCTTTCAGGATATATAGTTTTGGTGTTTGTTTCTAACATAGAAGGACAATTCAGGTGAGGAGGTGGGATCTATCCAGCCATGCCAAACATCTATATCCATGGGTATCCTCTCACCATATGGGGCGGATTCATGGATTCAAGCATATTTATCCATTTGAAGAGCAACAGAGAGACTGGGGTTGCCCTGAGTGGACATTTTCTGGAAAATATGGCAGGTCTCCGATCCGATAAGGCAAGCTCAGGGCCTCCATCTATGCTCTATAGGGCATTAGTACGGCCACATACTTGGTGGAGTTATCAGAGAGCTTATGGTGAGGGATCCAACGAGCCCACTATTGTGGCTTGAAAAGCAAAATCTGCAATTGAAGGAACAGGGATAAGGCTGATAAAGCACATTCGGACTGCCAGACAGAGTGGGCGGCCACTTGGGAGCCGCATCCCCTTTTTTGAGAGTCTTTAGCAAGCCTTGAAAGTTAATTGGtccatagaaaaataatgtatcaAAGCAACATTTAATTGGTGGGACCTTTACCCATGCCGGGAAGCAGGACACAAGAGACCCACCCATTGGCTCTCCCAAACTGAACTCCATCAAAGCCATTTTATGTCATCAAAGGCTTTATCTGCACCCAGCAATAGCCAAGTGGGCGCCGCAGTCGGAGTGGATATTTGTTGATAGCCTGTGAATACACACAGTGGTGGGTCCATTAGGCGCAGAACGTGGCTGGTCAAGGTTAATCAATCAGTAATAAGCCTCAGACTATTAGCTACAACCTTTGTAATCACCTTGAATTTCatccagtgtgggactgggggtgccGGGGGGATGGCCACCTCAGGGGACCCCCATTCTAGTCATGAGCTTCTCCCCAGGGATCAGTGCTAATTGCACCCACTCCCCCATACTCACACCTGCCTCTTTATGGCCATGATCAATAGTAGAGTGGGAAGCACCCACACGGCTCCTGGCTGGGACAGGACGCAGGACTTTGTTGGTGGGGCAAGCGGGTTTCTTCTCCGGttccaccagcccagtccaaccctgacttcttaaaggaaaagcGGGGGTGGGTCCTTGGataatagtgatgtgcgggcagGTTGGGGCCAACATCTGCCCATCAAAAGCGCAACCAGGCCTTCTGCCTCCCTCCCCATCCACAACTTAAATAAGCCCTGCTTCAATGGTATGTATTTATAGGTGCCCCTCCCCTCCATGACATCATAGCCGGGGGGCATGGGACAGTTCGGGTTGAGGAGGGGCCGGTTAGGGGTCGTTGTGGGTCGACATCCAGCAGTAACATGGGGCATCCCCCTAACCTTTGAGATCCAACATTAGGACAGTGCCCACTCCCCGTGCCAGacttacacagatcagctgggattctcattggaggattatttgcATTTAAAGTCGCTGGCTGGATACAAGTTTTATTgtgtaatattgctttaagaatacaaccctgatgttgctggactacagctcccagcatgcctctaccttcattatatgttacattattctgggatttgtagttcagcaagaaCTAAAGTTTGACTGAGCCgcgcagcagggtttacatcccctttaacttgccTTTATCACAAGCTCTATATCCAAGGTAACGGCAATATGGCCGCCATACAGTTAGTAAGCCAGATTTTCATTGGCAGATAATTTCGAGAGTTGAGTGAGTTTTA
The genomic region above belongs to Xenopus tropicalis strain Nigerian chromosome 9, UCB_Xtro_10.0, whole genome shotgun sequence and contains:
- the flii gene encoding protein flightless-1 homolog (The RefSeq protein has 1 substitution compared to this genomic sequence), whose product is MAATGVLPFIRGVDLSGNDFKGGYFPEHVKSMSSLRWLKLNRTGLCYLPEELSSLHKLEHLSVSHNSLTTLHGELSSLPCLRAIVARANSLKNSGIPDDIFQLDDLSVLDLSYNQLTECPRELENAKNMLVLNLSHNSIDNIPNQLFINLTDLIYLDLSDNKLDSLPPQMRRLVHLQTLILNNNPLLHAQLRQLPAMTALQTLHLRNTQRTQSNMPTSLEVLTCLSDVDLSMNEMTRIPECLYTLASLKRLNLSSNQISEISLCIDQWAQLETLNLARNQLTSLPSAICKLAKLKKLYLNSNKMDFDGIPSGIGKLSNLEVFMAANNNLELIPESLCRCSKLRKLVLNKNRLVTLPEAVHFLTDLEVLDVRENPSLVMPPKPADRTSEFYNIDFSLQNQLRLAGASPATVAAAAAAGGSATKDPSARKMRLRRRKDTSQDDQAKQVLKGMSDVAEEKNKKIQENGDMKYTDLKARRWDQGLEKPHLDYSEFFTEDVGQIPGVTVWQIENFIPTQVDETFHGRFYEADCYIVLKTYLDSNGALHWEIYYWIGQEATLDKKACSAIHAVNLRNYLGAEGRTIREEMGDESEEFSQVFYNDISYIEGGTASGFYTVEDTQYITRLYRIYGKKNIRLEPMPLKSSSLDPRFVFLLDHGMDIYVWRGSQATLSNTTKARLFAEKINKNERKGKAEIILLTHEMETAEFWELLGGQPEELKPCVPDDFQPPRPKLYKVGLGLGYLELPQINYKISVEHKKRPKIELMPEMRLLHTLLDTKSVYILDCHSDIFIWIGRKSSRLVRAAALKLGQELCSMLHRPKHAMVIRNLEGTECQVFKSKFRNWDDVLKVDYTRNAESVVQGGGLTGKVKKDAEKDQMKADLTALFLPRQPPMPISEAEQLTEEWNEDLDGMEGFVLEGKKFARLPEEEFGHFNTQDCYVFLCRYWIPIEQDEEEEQKSKKRKIHGDGEEDEDEEDEEDKQPEEDFQCVVYFWQGREASNMGWLTFTFSLQKKFESLFPGKLEVVRMTQQQENAKFLSHFKRKFIIHKGKRKSKDVGLQPSLYHVRTNGSALCTRCIQINTDCSLLNSEFCFILKVPFESIDNQGIVYTWVGRAADPDEAKLSEDIMNHMFDDTYSKQVINEGEEPENFFWVGIGGQKAYDEDADYMKHARLFRCSNEKGYFSVSEKCSDFCQDDLADDDIMLLDNGKEVYMWVGTQTSQVEIKLSLKACQVYIQHMRAKDAEHPRKLRLVRKGNEPHAFTRCFHAWGAFRKPPS